From Pseudomonas sp. G.S.17, the proteins below share one genomic window:
- a CDS encoding proline--tRNA ligase: MRTSQFLLATQKETPSDAVVVSHQLMLRAGMIRKLASGLYTWLPMGLRVLRKVEAIVREEMDAAGALEVLMPGIQPAELWQESGRWEQYGPELMRLTDRHNREFCLGPTHEEVITDLARNELNSYKQLPINLYQIQTKFRDEIRPRFGLMRGREFVMKDAYSFHADQASLQETYDRMHQAYCNVFTRLGLKFRPVEADNGSIGGAGSHEFHVLAESGEDDIVFSNGSDYAANIEKAEAIPRETSRAAPTEELRLIDTPNAKTIAQLVEGFNLPIEKTIKTLVVHAAEEGKLIALIIRGDHELNEIKAAQQERVASPLVMASEAELRDAIGAGAGSLGPLNLPLPCIIDRSVELMSDFGIGANIDDKHYFGVNWERDLPVPTVADLRNVVSGDPSPDGKGTLEIKRGIEVGHIFQLGTKYSEAMKCQVLGENGKPVNLSMGCYGIGVSRVVAAAIEQNSDANGIIWNDTLAPFQIALVPLRYETEAVREATDKLYAELKAAGFEVLLDDRDKKTSPGNKFADMELIGIPHRIVVSDRGLAEGNLEYKSRIEPEAQALPVADVLSFIQARIRR; this comes from the coding sequence ATGCGCACCAGTCAATTTTTGCTCGCCACACAGAAAGAAACCCCTTCCGATGCGGTCGTCGTCAGCCACCAGCTGATGCTGCGTGCCGGCATGATTCGCAAACTTGCTTCCGGTCTCTATACCTGGCTCCCCATGGGCCTACGTGTGTTGCGCAAGGTCGAAGCCATCGTTCGTGAAGAAATGGACGCTGCTGGCGCACTCGAAGTATTGATGCCGGGTATTCAGCCCGCAGAGCTGTGGCAGGAATCCGGCCGCTGGGAACAGTACGGTCCTGAGTTGATGCGCCTGACCGATCGGCACAATCGCGAATTCTGCCTGGGCCCGACCCACGAAGAAGTGATCACCGATCTGGCCCGCAATGAGCTCAACAGCTATAAACAGCTGCCGATCAATCTGTACCAGATCCAGACCAAATTCCGCGACGAAATCCGCCCACGCTTCGGTTTGATGCGCGGCCGCGAGTTCGTCATGAAGGATGCGTACTCCTTCCATGCCGATCAGGCTTCCCTGCAGGAAACCTACGACCGCATGCATCAGGCGTATTGCAACGTGTTTACCCGCCTTGGCCTGAAATTCCGCCCGGTGGAAGCAGACAACGGTTCCATCGGCGGCGCGGGCTCTCATGAGTTTCACGTGCTGGCCGAGTCCGGCGAAGACGATATCGTGTTCAGCAATGGCTCCGATTACGCCGCCAACATCGAGAAAGCCGAAGCGATTCCCCGGGAAACCTCTCGCGCCGCACCAACCGAAGAGCTGCGTCTGATTGATACGCCGAACGCCAAGACCATTGCGCAACTGGTCGAAGGCTTCAACCTGCCTATCGAAAAGACCATCAAAACCTTGGTGGTGCATGCCGCTGAAGAAGGCAAGCTTATCGCACTGATCATCCGTGGCGATCATGAGCTGAACGAAATCAAGGCTGCCCAGCAAGAACGGGTCGCCAGCCCGCTGGTCATGGCATCGGAAGCCGAGTTGCGCGACGCCATCGGCGCCGGTGCCGGTTCGCTGGGCCCGCTGAACCTGCCGCTGCCTTGCATCATCGACCGTTCGGTAGAACTGATGAGCGACTTCGGCATCGGTGCCAACATCGACGACAAGCACTACTTTGGCGTCAACTGGGAACGCGATCTGCCTGTTCCGACCGTTGCCGACCTGCGCAACGTCGTGTCTGGCGATCCAAGCCCGGACGGCAAAGGCACGCTTGAAATCAAGCGCGGCATCGAAGTCGGTCACATTTTCCAGCTGGGCACCAAGTACAGCGAAGCCATGAAATGCCAGGTCCTTGGCGAAAACGGCAAGCCGGTCAACCTGTCCATGGGTTGCTACGGCATCGGCGTTTCCCGGGTCGTCGCCGCAGCCATCGAGCAGAACAGCGATGCCAACGGCATTATCTGGAATGACACCCTGGCGCCCTTCCAGATCGCCCTGGTACCGCTGCGCTATGAAACCGAAGCGGTTCGCGAAGCCACTGACAAGCTTTATGCCGAACTGAAGGCCGCTGGTTTCGAAGTGCTGCTGGATGACCGCGACAAGAAAACCAGCCCCGGCAACAAGTTTGCCGACATGGAGCTGATTGGTATCCCCCATCGCATCGTGGTCAGCGACCGCGGCCTGGCCGAAGGCAATCTTGAGTACAAGAGCCGCATCGAGCCTGAGGCCCAGGCCCTGCCGGTAGCTGACGTGTTGTCGTTTATCCAGGCCCGTATCCGCCGCTGA
- the dinB gene encoding DNA polymerase IV, whose protein sequence is MTQRKIIHVDCDCFYAAIEMRDDPRLASKPLAVGGSADRRGVIATCNYEARAYGVRSAMSSRHALKLCPDLTIVKPRMDAYKEASKEIQTIFRDYTDLIEPLSLDEAFLDVSDASHFGGSATRIAQDIRRRVSNQLHITVSAGVAPNKFLAKIASDWKKPNGLFVITPDQVEDFVALLPVNKLHGVGKVTADKLGRLGIVTCTDLRGWSKLSLVREFGSFGERLWGLAHGIDERPVQNDSRRQSVSVENTYDTDLPDLASCLEKLPELMETLSGRMARIADNYRPGKPFVKVKFHDFTQTTLEQSGAGRDLTSFQQLLTQAFARGDKPVRLLGIGVRLHDLRSGHEQLELFAP, encoded by the coding sequence GACCCGCGCCTGGCGAGCAAACCGCTGGCGGTGGGTGGTTCGGCAGATCGACGCGGCGTGATCGCGACCTGCAACTATGAAGCGCGCGCCTACGGAGTGCGCTCGGCGATGTCATCTAGGCATGCCTTGAAGCTGTGTCCGGACCTGACCATCGTCAAGCCGCGCATGGACGCCTATAAAGAAGCATCGAAGGAAATCCAGACGATCTTTCGCGATTACACCGATCTTATTGAGCCGTTATCGCTGGATGAGGCGTTTCTGGACGTGTCCGATGCGAGCCATTTTGGTGGCAGCGCCACGCGCATCGCTCAGGACATACGCCGCCGTGTGTCCAATCAGCTGCATATCACCGTCTCGGCGGGCGTTGCGCCGAACAAATTCCTCGCCAAGATCGCCAGTGACTGGAAAAAACCCAACGGGCTGTTTGTGATCACGCCGGATCAGGTCGAGGATTTCGTCGCGCTACTGCCAGTCAACAAGCTGCATGGCGTTGGCAAGGTGACAGCCGACAAGCTCGGCAGACTGGGGATTGTCACCTGCACGGATTTGCGTGGTTGGAGCAAGCTGTCGCTGGTTCGGGAATTCGGCTCTTTCGGCGAGCGCTTGTGGGGGCTGGCGCACGGCATCGACGAAAGGCCGGTGCAAAACGACAGCCGACGGCAATCGGTGAGTGTGGAAAATACCTACGATACGGATTTGCCGGATCTGGCCAGTTGCCTGGAAAAGTTACCAGAACTGATGGAAACCTTGTCCGGGCGTATGGCGCGCATCGCCGACAACTATCGGCCTGGCAAACCCTTCGTGAAAGTCAAATTCCACGATTTCACGCAGACGACCCTTGAGCAGTCCGGGGCGGGGCGGGATCTGACCAGTTTCCAGCAGTTGTTGACCCAGGCGTTTGCCCGTGGCGACAAGCCGGTGCGGTTACTGGGGATCGGTGTGCGTTTGCACGATCTGCGCAGCGGTCACGAACAGCTGGAACTGTTCGCGCCCTGA